A stretch of Cicer arietinum cultivar CDC Frontier isolate Library 1 chromosome 5, Cicar.CDCFrontier_v2.0, whole genome shotgun sequence DNA encodes these proteins:
- the LOC101497087 gene encoding putative serine/threonine-protein kinase-like protein CCR3 yields the protein MTPSTLLFSFAVIFTITTVNSLGSASTTAITYATTTICGIVAGKPHQYIQCYQPGKLIPPILPNVSFQSISGGRNFFCGLRSDGLSLHCWNTKTPTLAFKFKRVYHSEKIQLNDVAVGDDHVCATEFHSGAVRCWRGYGETHKLEFPSPDESFRFRSITCGCGFCCGILMENNRVHCWGENGVENLIQKKFENFSMSTLVSGVSHVCGLTLNGVLVCKGENNDSGKLNVPFNSGSVFKGIALGKDFTCGIRTKNGFVLCWGSFFGNDAMQGVSFESIVAGLDFVCGLSTNNLSLICGYAKPHLHSNVYVPLGMILPSPCVKDSCNSCGVYPNSDFLCYGFGTICYQCEPEFQFPLPIPLLPPISSSPKKESPSEGKELKDWKLMVFFIVGSVGAFAGLCTILYFVLIGVRRFLLKAEIDNSVQPTSSESDDGYVDIAPMLDRTENFSFWELASASENFSMVNKIGAGSFGCVYKGKLVDGREVAIKRGDTSTKKKKFQEKESAFDSELTLLSRLHHKHLVRLFGFCEENDERLLVYEYMSNGSLYDHLHDKKNVEKNSSIMNTWKMRIKVALDAARGVEYIHNYAVPPIIHRDIKSSNILIDSNWNGRVSDFGLSLIWPENDQQELMNSCKAVGTVGYIDPEYYVMNVLTTKSDVYGLGVVLLELLTGKKAVFKNEGESSPIGVVEYAGPKIACGEVWNVLDHRVGLPEVNEIEAIEIMAYIAMHCVNLEGKERPNMNDIVANLERALEFLEGNVSMSSFSATLS from the exons ATGACACCATCAACTCTCCTTTTCTCCTTCGCCGTCATTTTCACCATAACCACTGTCAACAGCCTTGGCTCCGCCTCCACCACCGCCATCACCTACGCCACAACCACCATCTGCGGCATAGTCGCCGGTAAACCCCACCAATACATCCAATGCTACCAACCCGGAAAACTCATTCCACCGATCCTTCCCAACGTTTCCTTTCAGTCCATCTCCGGTGGCCGGAACTTCTTCTGCGGACTTCGTTCCGATGGACTCAGTCTTCACTGTTGGAACACAAAGACACCAACTTTGGCTTTCAAATTCAAAAGGGTCTATCACAGTGAAAAAATTCAGTTGAATGATGTAGCTGTTGGTGATGATCACGTTTGTGCTACAGAGTTTCATTCTGGTGCGGTAAGGTGTTGGAGAGGTTATGGTGAAACTCATAAACTTGAGTTTCCTTCTCCGGATGAATCGTTTCGGTTTCGAAGCATTACTTGTGGTTGTGGTTTTTGTTGTGGAATATTGATGGAAAATAACAGAGTTCATTGTTGGGGTGAAAATGGTGTTGAAAATTTGATTCAGAAAAAGTTTGAGAATTTTTCAATGTCAACATTGGTTTCTGGTGTGTCTCATGTTTGTGGTTTAACACTTAATGGTGTTTTGGTTTGTAAAGGTGAAAACAATGATTCTGGTAAGTTAAATGTTCCTTTCAATTCTGGTTCTGTTTTTAAAGGCATTGCTTTAGGAAAAGATTTCACATGTGGAATTAGAACAAAAAATGGATTTGTTTTATGTTGGGGTAGTTTTTTTGGTAATGATGCTATGCAAGGTGTTTCCTTTGAGTCAATTGTTGCTGGTTTGGATTTTGTTTGTGGTTTGAGTACTAATAATTTGTCTCTCATTTGTGGGTATGCTAAGCCTCATTTGCATAGTAATGTTTATGTTCCATTGGGAATGATTCTTCCAAGTCCATGTGTTAAAGATTCTTGTAACTCTTGTGGTGTGTATCCAAATTCTGATTTTCTTTGTTATGGTTTTGGAACTATTTGTTATCAATGTGAACCTGAGTTTCAGTTTCCATTACCTATTCCATTGCTACCACCAATATCATCATCACCTAAGAAAGAGTCTCCTTCAGAAGGAAAAGAGTTGAAAGATTGGAAATTGatggttttttttattgttggatCAGTTGGTGCTTTTGCTGGTTTATGTAcaattctttattttgttttgattggaGTTAGAAGATTTTTGTTAAAGGCAGAAATTGATAATTCTGTTCAACCTACAAGTAGTGAATCAGATGATGGTTATGTTGATATAGCTCCTAtg TTAGACAGAACTGAAAATTTCTCATTTTGGGAGCTAGCTTCAGCTAGTGAAAATTTCTCAATGGTTAATAAGATAGGTGCTGGAAGCTTTGGATGTGTTTACAAAGGGAAACTAGTCGACGGCCGCGAAGTTGCGATTAAACGAGGCGACACAAGCACTAAGAAGAAGAAGTTTCAAGAGAAAGAAAGCGCTTTTGATTCTGAGTTGACATTGTTGTCAAGGCTTCATCACAAGCATTTGGTGAGACTATTTGGTTTTTGTGAAGAGAATGATGAGAGGCTTTTGGTTTATGAGTACATGAGTAATGGTTCACTTTATGATCATTTGCATGATAAGAAAAATGTTGAGAAAAATAGTAGCATTATGAATACATGGAAAATGAGAATCAAAGTTGCATTAGATGCTGCAAGGGGAGTTGAGTACATTCATAACTATGCAGTGCCGCCGATAATACATCGAGATATAAAATCTTCAAATATACTTATCGATTCGAATTGGAATGGTAGAGTTTCGGATTTCGGGTTGTCATTAATTTGGCCGGAAAATGATCAACAAGAATTGATGAATAGTTGTAAAGCTGTTGGAACTGTTGGATATATAGATCCTGAGTACTATGTTATGAATGTGTTAACAACAAAAAGTGATGTTTATGGTTTAGGTGTTGTGTTATTGGAACTTTTGACAGGTAAAAAAGCAGTGTTTAAAAATGAAGGTGAATCAAGTCCTATTGGTGTTGTGGAATATGCAGGACCAAAGATAGCTTGTGGAGAGGTGTGGAATGTGTTGGATCATAGAGTTGGATTACCAGAAGTGAATGAAATTGAAGCTATTGAGATTATGGCTTATATTGCTATGCATTGTGTGAATTTAGAGGGTAAAGAGAGGcctaatatgaatga